Proteins encoded by one window of Gimesia sp.:
- a CDS encoding aminotransferase class I/II-fold pyridoxal phosphate-dependent enzyme, with product MRGESEVPSSDDGFTIPVAERVKRLPPYLFGKINKLKYQKRVAGIDVIDLGMGNPTDPPDPLIVEKMSEALADPRNHRYSVANGIANLRKEVTARYWKKYGVRLDPDSEVVTCIGSKEGFSHLCLALMGPGDTAIVPSPSFPVHVYAVMLAAGNVIELDVREPDQFLSNIAYTCEHLYPKPKVVVVNFPHNPSATVIEQDFYVELVRLARKYSFMVISDFAYADICFDGYKAPSFLATPGASEVGVEFTTMSKGFSMAGWRIGFCSGNSEMVRALSTIKGYYDYGLFQPVQIAAIVAMRHCEAAVDSIAAEYQQRRNIFCDGLERLGWEIDRPKAGMFVWAKIPEPWAQMGSIDFAMKLLDEGGVAVSPGRGFGEDGEGYLRMAIVENSQRLRQAVKQIGKVMKSEEIAANK from the coding sequence ATGCGTGGCGAATCCGAAGTTCCCTCTTCAGATGACGGTTTTACCATCCCGGTTGCTGAACGAGTAAAGCGTTTACCCCCATACCTTTTCGGAAAAATCAACAAGCTGAAATACCAGAAAAGGGTGGCGGGAATCGATGTCATCGATCTGGGTATGGGGAATCCCACAGACCCGCCGGATCCGCTGATCGTTGAGAAAATGTCCGAAGCACTCGCTGATCCGCGGAACCACCGCTATTCGGTCGCCAACGGGATTGCCAACCTGAGAAAAGAAGTGACGGCCCGTTACTGGAAAAAATATGGTGTCCGACTCGATCCCGACTCCGAAGTCGTGACCTGTATCGGATCTAAAGAGGGCTTCAGCCACCTTTGTCTGGCACTGATGGGCCCCGGAGACACTGCCATCGTTCCCTCTCCCTCGTTCCCGGTCCACGTGTATGCCGTGATGCTGGCTGCAGGTAACGTGATTGAACTCGACGTCCGCGAGCCAGACCAGTTCCTCTCAAACATCGCTTATACTTGCGAACACCTGTATCCCAAGCCCAAGGTCGTTGTGGTCAATTTCCCCCACAATCCGAGTGCAACCGTCATTGAACAGGATTTCTATGTCGAGCTGGTTCGCCTGGCCCGCAAGTACTCGTTCATGGTGATCAGCGACTTCGCCTACGCCGACATCTGCTTCGATGGCTACAAGGCCCCCAGCTTCCTCGCGACTCCCGGTGCATCGGAAGTCGGCGTCGAATTTACGACCATGAGTAAAGGCTTCAGCATGGCCGGCTGGCGTATCGGCTTCTGCTCAGGCAACTCTGAAATGGTGCGGGCACTCTCCACCATTAAAGGCTACTACGATTACGGCCTGTTTCAACCGGTTCAGATTGCCGCCATCGTCGCGATGCGGCACTGTGAAGCTGCCGTCGACAGTATCGCCGCCGAATACCAGCAGCGACGGAACATCTTTTGTGATGGCCTGGAACGCCTGGGCTGGGAAATTGACCGCCCCAAGGCTGGTATGTTCGTCTGGGCCAAGATTCCGGAACCCTGGGCACAGATGGGCTCGATCGATTTCGCCATGAAACTGCTGGACGAGGGAGGCGTCGCTGTCAGCCCCGGACGTGGATTCGGTGAAGACGGCGAAGGCTACCTGCGGATGGCCATCGTCGAGAATTCTCAGCGACTGCGACAGGCCGTCAAGCAGATCGGCAAAGTCATGAAGTCGGAAGAAATCGCCGCCAACAAGTAA
- a CDS encoding peptidylprolyl isomerase produces the protein MGEPTPNPHATQTKTKSKRKIIFFAAGTGLVLLAGVLFFQTFNAKTGSAGEDKSAGKVRLSGNQPAVRSQPVAKVGSVVITEDELARECIALYGPEVLENVINRAVIEQACQKAGVTVEQAEVHAEVEKIAKRFNLDTKTWYDMLQAERKMNPNQYRRNVIWPMLALRKLAGQQTHLTQAEVQKAFVRDYGPRVKARMIMMDNLHRAQKVWDDVKRNPADFERKARDFSIEPNSRALGGAIQPIPQYSDNESLWKAAFKLKEGEISGIIQIGPSRYAILMCEGHTDPVVTNIEEVKSQLIEQLTEEQTQEAVARVFAKLKEETRVDNYITNTVTGGVSQTSGTNFGQSPVQQAIPSPTQGLNRPTR, from the coding sequence ATGGGCGAACCAACCCCAAACCCGCATGCGACCCAGACCAAGACTAAATCAAAACGGAAAATCATCTTTTTCGCAGCCGGTACCGGACTGGTTCTTCTCGCTGGCGTCCTCTTTTTCCAGACCTTCAACGCCAAAACCGGTTCTGCCGGAGAAGACAAATCCGCTGGCAAAGTACGCCTCTCAGGTAACCAGCCCGCCGTTCGCAGCCAGCCCGTTGCGAAAGTCGGCAGTGTCGTTATCACTGAAGATGAACTGGCCCGCGAATGTATCGCCCTGTATGGTCCGGAAGTTCTGGAAAACGTAATTAACCGTGCCGTCATCGAACAGGCTTGTCAAAAAGCCGGCGTGACCGTTGAACAGGCTGAAGTCCACGCTGAAGTCGAGAAAATCGCCAAGCGTTTCAACCTGGATACCAAAACCTGGTACGACATGCTGCAGGCAGAACGGAAAATGAATCCCAATCAGTATCGCCGTAATGTTATCTGGCCGATGCTGGCCCTGCGGAAACTGGCTGGACAGCAGACTCACCTGACACAGGCTGAAGTCCAAAAAGCCTTCGTTCGCGATTACGGTCCCCGGGTCAAAGCCCGCATGATCATGATGGACAACCTGCACCGCGCTCAGAAAGTCTGGGATGACGTGAAACGGAACCCTGCCGACTTTGAACGCAAAGCCCGCGATTTCTCCATCGAACCTAACAGCCGTGCCCTGGGTGGTGCTATCCAGCCGATCCCACAGTACTCCGACAATGAAAGTCTCTGGAAAGCAGCCTTCAAACTGAAAGAAGGCGAAATCTCCGGAATCATTCAGATCGGTCCCAGCCGGTATGCCATCCTGATGTGCGAAGGACACACCGATCCGGTTGTCACCAACATCGAGGAAGTCAAAAGCCAGCTGATCGAACAGCTGACTGAAGAACAGACTCAGGAAGCTGTTGCCCGGGTCTTCGCCAAGCTGAAAGAAGAAACCCGTGTCGACAACTACATCACCAACACCGTGACCGGTGGTGTATCCCAGACATCAGGGACCAACTTCGGACAGTCTCCGGTACAGCAGGCCATTCCCAGCCCCACACAGGGACTGAACCGTCCGACTCGCTAA
- a CDS encoding SPFH domain-containing protein, with protein sequence MGFWMDKLRGELVDIIEWIDDSKHTLTWRFPRYQNEIKNGAELIVRPGQMALFVHRGQVADVFEPGHYQLTTDNLPILATLQGWKHGFNSPFRSEVYFVNTTQVTDLKWGTPNPIMLRDPEFGPIRLRAFGNYSLKANDPRILVKELVGTDSEFHSNEINELLRSIIISSFADLLGESKYAALDLASKYTEISLELKKLVNERIDDEYGLEVPQMLIVNISLPESVEKALDTRTSMGVIGDMNQFQQYQMGQAMLSAAENPAGGGAADGMGLGMGFAMANRMMQPGGAGAPGPMSPPPPPPAAWHIAANGQSQGPFALEVISDGIAKGQITANTQVWSAGMSGWLPAGQVPQLAALFQAATPPPPPPAS encoded by the coding sequence ATGGGATTCTGGATGGATAAATTACGGGGAGAGCTGGTCGATATCATCGAGTGGATCGATGATTCCAAGCATACCCTGACCTGGCGTTTTCCCCGGTATCAGAATGAAATCAAAAATGGGGCCGAACTGATCGTACGACCGGGGCAGATGGCCCTGTTTGTGCATCGCGGACAGGTGGCCGACGTCTTCGAGCCAGGCCATTACCAGCTCACCACAGACAACCTGCCGATTCTGGCAACGCTGCAGGGCTGGAAGCATGGCTTCAACAGCCCGTTTCGATCCGAAGTCTACTTTGTCAACACGACCCAGGTCACAGATCTGAAGTGGGGAACTCCCAATCCGATCATGCTGCGTGATCCGGAATTCGGCCCCATCCGCCTGCGGGCATTCGGGAATTATTCGCTCAAGGCCAACGATCCCCGGATTCTGGTCAAGGAACTGGTGGGCACCGATTCCGAGTTTCATTCCAACGAAATCAATGAGCTCCTGCGGTCGATCATCATCAGTTCCTTCGCTGATCTGCTGGGAGAGTCGAAATACGCGGCACTGGATCTGGCTTCCAAATACACCGAAATTTCGCTCGAGTTGAAAAAGCTGGTCAACGAACGCATCGACGATGAATACGGGCTGGAAGTGCCCCAGATGCTGATCGTGAATATCTCCCTGCCCGAAAGCGTCGAGAAGGCGCTCGATACGCGAACCAGCATGGGAGTCATCGGCGATATGAACCAGTTCCAGCAGTACCAGATGGGGCAGGCGATGCTCTCTGCTGCAGAGAACCCCGCCGGAGGCGGCGCTGCAGACGGTATGGGACTGGGCATGGGCTTTGCGATGGCCAACCGGATGATGCAGCCCGGAGGAGCGGGCGCACCCGGACCAATGTCGCCACCCCCTCCACCGCCGGCAGCCTGGCATATCGCCGCGAACGGGCAGTCTCAAGGGCCATTTGCGCTGGAAGTCATTTCGGACGGAATCGCCAAAGGACAGATTACTGCTAATACCCAGGTCTGGTCGGCCGGCATGTCGGGCTGGTTACCGGCGGGACAGGTTCCCCAACTGGCGGCACTCTTCCAGGCAGCCACACCTCCTCCACCGCCGCCAGCCAGTTAG